The following are from one region of the Gloeomargarita lithophora Alchichica-D10 genome:
- a CDS encoding carotenoid oxygenase family protein, protein MVIAPAYPWQQAIFTTAIEFDAEPLSLLQGAIPAGLQGTFYRNGPGRLHRGSQRVGHWFDGDGAILAVHFQDGTAQGLLRYVQTKGYQAEERAGRYLFPNYGMTTPGLLWERLFGKNVKNCANTSILPLSDRLLALWEGGAPHQLDRQSLHTLGLDTLGNLTPTTPYSAHPKRDPKTGEIYNFGVSLGRNATLHLYRSAPNGTIKKRVDVLLEGLPLIHDFVMAGRYLVFLIPPVRLNILPLMFNLKSYSEALEWQPDLGTQILIIDRENLEIIQRGEAPAWFQWHFANGCLIDEKFIRLQLVRYADFSTNEYLREVSTGHPLTEAPGHLWELEFNLQTGELNKETQLTERNCEFPVVPDAHLGQSWRYTYCSMKRVGASLLTEIDSVIGCYDQSNQTWQEFDCGEGYYCMEPVHISYADGDYLISLIFNSIQAQSELWIFPAAQFTDGPCCQLRLPHIVPFGFHGKWANF, encoded by the coding sequence ATGGTTATTGCCCCTGCCTATCCCTGGCAACAAGCTATTTTCACCACCGCTATTGAATTCGATGCAGAGCCGTTGTCCCTACTCCAGGGAGCAATTCCGGCGGGTTTACAGGGCACTTTCTACCGGAATGGGCCAGGGCGTTTGCACCGGGGAAGCCAACGGGTTGGTCACTGGTTCGATGGGGATGGGGCAATTTTAGCAGTACATTTTCAAGACGGAACGGCGCAGGGATTGCTCCGTTATGTGCAAACCAAAGGTTATCAAGCGGAGGAACGGGCGGGGCGGTATTTGTTTCCCAACTACGGGATGACTACGCCGGGGCTGCTGTGGGAGCGGCTGTTTGGCAAAAATGTGAAAAACTGTGCCAACACGTCCATTTTACCCCTGTCGGATCGGTTGCTCGCCCTGTGGGAGGGGGGGGCACCCCATCAATTAGACCGGCAATCTTTGCACACATTGGGCTTGGATACGCTGGGGAATTTAACCCCCACCACCCCCTATTCGGCTCATCCCAAACGTGACCCAAAAACGGGAGAAATTTATAATTTTGGTGTGAGTTTAGGTCGTAATGCGACATTACATCTCTATCGCAGTGCCCCCAATGGCACCATCAAAAAACGGGTGGATGTACTCCTAGAAGGTTTGCCCTTAATCCATGATTTTGTGATGGCGGGTCGCTATTTGGTGTTTCTGATTCCGCCGGTACGATTGAATATTTTGCCCTTGATGTTTAACCTAAAAAGCTATAGTGAAGCCCTAGAATGGCAACCGGATTTAGGTACGCAAATTTTGATTATTGACCGGGAGAATTTAGAAATTATTCAACGGGGAGAAGCCCCGGCTTGGTTTCAATGGCATTTTGCTAACGGGTGTCTGATAGATGAGAAATTCATCCGGTTACAGTTGGTGCGGTATGCGGATTTTTCTACCAATGAATATCTGCGGGAAGTGAGTACAGGTCACCCTTTGACCGAAGCACCAGGACATTTGTGGGAATTGGAATTTAATCTCCAAACTGGAGAACTTAACAAAGAAACCCAACTCACAGAACGGAATTGTGAATTTCCGGTGGTTCCTGATGCCCATTTGGGACAATCCTGGCGTTATACCTATTGTTCGATGAAGCGGGTGGGGGCAAGTCTGCTCACGGAAATTGATAGTGTCATTGGTTGTTATGACCAATCCAATCAAACCTGGCAAGAATTTGATTGTGGTGAGGGTTATTACTGTATGGAACCCGTGCATATCTCTTATGCCGATGGGGATTATTTGATCAGTTTAATTTTTAATAGCATTCAAGCCCAAAGTGAACTATGGATTTTTCCGGCGGCGCAGTTTACCGACGGCCCTTGTTGTCAACTGCGTTTACCCCATATTGTCCCGTTTGGTTTTCATGGGAAATGGGCGAACTTCTGA
- a CDS encoding 4'-phosphopantetheinyl transferase family protein, with product MDSQKISLYRVKMDDLSVEFKEKIATVLSQTDWVTINHLSHPKTRQKLILSRGLLRLLLSHYLRIKPKVIKLAINPWGKLYLPNHALQFNLTHSGCYLVFALSEGYSVGVDVEQIRPLQCPHRLTQRYGTPTEQTHWQTLAPPAQQRYFFELWVAKEAYAKALGTGLTGTLGQFSGLETWDRTEIAPPGGWPAQLWRFTVADDYVGAVCWGITPGADASTPVQTQSVDHFPPGFH from the coding sequence ATGGATTCCCAAAAAATTAGTTTATATCGGGTAAAAATGGATGATTTAAGTGTTGAATTTAAGGAAAAAATAGCCACAGTTCTATCCCAGACAGATTGGGTAACAATTAACCATTTATCCCATCCAAAAACCAGACAAAAATTGATTTTAAGTCGGGGATTATTGAGGCTATTGTTAAGTCATTATTTAAGAATTAAACCTAAAGTAATCAAGTTGGCGATTAACCCTTGGGGCAAATTATATCTGCCGAATCATGCCCTACAATTTAATCTCACCCACAGTGGTTGTTACCTGGTATTTGCCCTCAGTGAGGGTTACTCGGTGGGGGTGGATGTGGAGCAAATTCGCCCATTGCAATGCCCCCATCGCCTGACCCAACGCTATGGTACTCCCACTGAACAAACCCATTGGCAAACCCTGGCTCCCCCGGCGCAACAACGGTATTTTTTTGAACTTTGGGTGGCGAAGGAAGCCTACGCTAAAGCCCTGGGGACGGGATTGACCGGCACCTTGGGGCAATTTTCTGGCCTCGAAACCTGGGACAGGACTGAGATTGCACCACCGGGGGGCTGGCCTGCCCAACTGTGGCGGTTTACGGTGGCGGATGACTATGTGGGTGCCGTTTGTTGGGGGATTACTCCGGGCGCAGACGCATCAACACCTGTTCAAACTCAATCGGTTGACCATTTTCCACCAGGATTTCACTAA
- the efp gene encoding elongation factor P has protein sequence MISSNDFRPGVTIELDGNIWRVVEFLHVKPGKGSAFVRTKLKNVQSGASLERTFRAGEMVSQAILEKRTMQHTYKEGDQYIFMDMESYEERRCSPKEVGERTKYLKEEMEVSIVTWNDQILEIELPNTVVLTITETDPGVRGDTATGGTKPAILETGAQIYVPLFINTGERIRVDTRTDSYLGRE, from the coding sequence ATGATTTCCAGCAACGATTTTCGTCCCGGTGTCACCATTGAACTCGATGGCAATATCTGGCGGGTAGTCGAATTTTTACACGTCAAACCCGGAAAAGGCTCAGCTTTTGTGCGTACTAAATTAAAAAATGTGCAATCCGGGGCATCCTTAGAACGCACCTTCCGAGCCGGGGAAATGGTGTCCCAAGCGATTTTGGAAAAACGCACCATGCAACACACCTACAAAGAAGGTGACCAATACATTTTTATGGACATGGAATCCTACGAGGAACGCCGTTGTTCTCCCAAAGAAGTAGGCGAACGGACAAAATACTTGAAAGAAGAAATGGAAGTTAGTATTGTCACCTGGAACGACCAAATTCTGGAAATTGAACTGCCCAATACGGTGGTCTTGACCATCACCGAAACCGACCCCGGCGTGCGGGGGGATACGGCCACCGGCGGCACCAAACCCGCCATCCTGGAAACCGGTGCCCAGATTTATGTCCCCCTATTTATCAACACCGGCGAGCGCATCCGGGTGGACACCCGCACCGATAGCTACCTGGGACGGGAATAA
- a CDS encoding glycosyltransferase family 4 protein, translating to MSVITMRSGVLNLRENITVYSLGKELDYSEPHRAMRFYRFLYEILQSKSIHLCFSHMTPVFTNLAAPILKILGIPVVTWYAHPSLTNNLKLAHKLSNKMVTSIPTAYPYRHDKLVVVGQGIDTHLFTPSRASINHKDPLILAVGRLSPVKDYSTLIRAVTHLISCTNHRIKLLIVGNPTSTKDEHYVQLLHQQVQELNLASVVTFQPAVSMYKLPDIYRQCTVYVNLTPTGFGDKVALEAMACGKVCLAANTGFRETLGIYAEQLLFNHADSQDLAEKLAYILSLSDEQRQAMGNYLRQQIIHLHSLERLINNLLQLFRQLTHA from the coding sequence GTGAGCGTGATTACGATGCGGTCGGGGGTATTAAACCTACGGGAAAATATCACTGTTTATTCCCTGGGCAAAGAATTGGACTACAGTGAACCCCATCGGGCAATGCGTTTTTACAGGTTTTTATATGAAATTTTGCAAAGTAAATCTATCCACCTTTGTTTCTCCCACATGACACCAGTTTTTACCAATTTGGCCGCTCCCATTTTGAAAATTTTGGGGATTCCTGTGGTTACTTGGTATGCCCATCCCAGTTTAACCAATAACCTTAAATTGGCTCATAAATTATCAAATAAAATGGTGACTAGCATTCCTACAGCCTACCCCTATCGCCATGATAAATTGGTTGTCGTTGGTCAAGGGATTGACACCCATTTATTTACACCATCACGAGCTAGTATTAACCATAAAGACCCATTGATTTTAGCCGTAGGTCGTCTGTCTCCAGTGAAAGATTATAGCACCTTGATTAGGGCGGTAACGCATCTAATATCTTGTACAAATCATCGAATAAAACTGTTAATTGTGGGCAATCCTACCTCTACCAAGGATGAACATTATGTCCAGTTATTACATCAACAAGTACAAGAGTTAAACCTAGCATCAGTAGTTACTTTTCAGCCTGCGGTTTCCATGTATAAATTGCCGGATATTTATCGTCAATGCACGGTTTATGTTAATTTAACACCTACGGGTTTTGGAGATAAGGTGGCTTTGGAAGCAATGGCCTGTGGCAAAGTATGTTTAGCGGCTAATACCGGATTTCGAGAAACCCTAGGTATCTACGCAGAGCAATTACTATTTAACCATGCTGATTCTCAGGATTTAGCGGAAAAATTAGCTTATATTTTGTCATTGAGTGATGAACAACGGCAAGCAATGGGGAATTATCTCCGACAACAGATTATTCATCTGCATAGCCTAGAGCGATTAATTAACAATTTACTTCAGTTATTCAGGCAATTGACCCATGCTTAA
- the accB gene encoding acetyl-CoA carboxylase biotin carboxyl carrier protein yields MELNFQQLQELLLTLQQTGITTFSLKSNAFELTLEQGQVLVTPSLNPAIVPTVTPAEKPISEPTKETKKGLEVTSMMVGTFYGAPAPGEPPFVQVGDRVRLGQTLCIVEAMKTMNEIEAPASGEISEILVENGQPIEFEQVLMRLRPE; encoded by the coding sequence GTGGAATTGAACTTCCAACAACTCCAGGAATTGCTCCTGACCCTACAACAGACTGGCATTACTACGTTTAGCTTAAAAAGTAATGCTTTTGAACTTACATTAGAACAGGGACAAGTGCTGGTAACACCCTCTCTCAACCCGGCTATTGTGCCTACGGTCACTCCGGCGGAAAAGCCCATTTCTGAACCCACGAAAGAAACTAAGAAAGGATTGGAAGTCACCTCCATGATGGTGGGGACATTTTATGGTGCCCCCGCTCCGGGAGAACCGCCCTTTGTGCAGGTGGGCGACCGGGTGCGCCTGGGGCAAACCCTGTGCATTGTGGAAGCCATGAAAACCATGAATGAAATCGAAGCCCCCGCCAGCGGCGAAATTAGTGAAATCCTGGTGGAAAATGGTCAACCGATTGAGTTTGAACAGGTGTTGATGCGTCTGCGCCCGGAGTAA
- a CDS encoding ABC1 kinase family protein produces MREYRMATGLLPGTVTPAGAQQYDPQAIAQVYDAQPRRVWRRAVAILWPLLTFVLGLFTDRFTGRLAVNEVRRAQQFRQLLTDLGPAAIKIGQALSTRPDLVPPTYLEELTFLQDQLPPFANGVAYQFIEEELGRPPQQIFAELSPQPVAAASLGQVYKGRLPSGEVVAVKVQRPGLVEQISLDIYILRHLMAWVKGRFKRIRSDLVGILDEFAARLYEEMDYTQEGLNAEKFAQLYGHISDIYIPKIYWNFSGRRVLTMEWITGIKLTDVQKMAQAGLDTKQMVGIGVQCSLRQLLEHGFFHADPHPGNLLAMLNGQLAYLDFGMMSYVNPQQRYGLITAIVHMVNRDYESLAQDYVELGFLTPETDLTPIKPALNQVFTEILGPAGALAASVSQLNIKNITDKLSQMMYEYPFQVPAYYALIIRSLVTLEGIAITIDPHFKVLNLAYPYVAKRLLTDPAPELRQSLKDLLFKDGTFRWNRLENLIKNAAHSGDFDLEKVMAQVGDFLFSERGSFIREKLAEELALGLDQWGHNTWLQFLPNGHKVPTAPTSWEHLRSLWGILQGVPGFEPRRFLPLVSQMVFRPETSQFAQHVARRWSERFLSRWLRGLVLNGSSPRLLLSPP; encoded by the coding sequence ATTCGGGAGTACAGGATGGCGACAGGGCTATTACCCGGAACGGTGACCCCGGCGGGGGCGCAACAGTACGACCCCCAGGCGATTGCCCAGGTGTATGATGCCCAGCCCCGGCGGGTATGGCGGCGGGCGGTAGCGATTCTTTGGCCTTTGCTGACGTTTGTTTTGGGGTTGTTTACCGACCGGTTCACGGGGCGATTGGCGGTCAACGAAGTCCGCCGTGCCCAGCAATTTCGCCAGCTATTAACGGATTTGGGGCCAGCGGCGATCAAAATTGGGCAAGCGTTGTCCACCCGTCCTGACCTCGTACCGCCAACGTACTTAGAAGAATTGACCTTCTTGCAGGATCAACTGCCCCCGTTTGCCAATGGGGTGGCCTATCAATTTATTGAAGAGGAATTGGGGCGACCCCCCCAGCAGATTTTTGCGGAATTGTCCCCCCAACCGGTGGCGGCAGCTTCTTTGGGGCAGGTGTATAAGGGGCGTTTGCCCAGTGGTGAGGTGGTGGCGGTGAAGGTGCAACGACCGGGGCTGGTGGAGCAAATTAGTTTAGACATTTACATCCTGCGGCATTTGATGGCCTGGGTAAAAGGGCGATTCAAAAGGATTCGCAGTGATTTGGTGGGAATTTTGGATGAATTTGCCGCCCGGTTGTACGAGGAAATGGACTATACCCAGGAGGGGTTAAACGCTGAAAAATTTGCCCAACTGTACGGTCATATTTCTGATATTTATATCCCCAAAATCTACTGGAATTTCAGCGGGCGCCGGGTGCTAACTATGGAGTGGATTACGGGCATCAAACTCACGGATGTGCAGAAAATGGCGCAGGCGGGTTTGGATACCAAACAGATGGTGGGCATTGGGGTGCAATGTTCCCTGAGGCAATTATTAGAACATGGCTTTTTCCACGCTGACCCCCATCCGGGCAATCTCCTGGCGATGCTCAATGGTCAACTGGCCTACTTGGATTTTGGCATGATGAGCTATGTCAATCCCCAGCAACGGTATGGGTTAATCACCGCCATTGTCCACATGGTCAACCGGGATTACGAATCCCTGGCGCAGGACTACGTGGAATTGGGATTTCTCACCCCGGAGACGGATTTGACTCCCATTAAACCGGCATTGAATCAGGTATTTACGGAAATTTTGGGGCCGGCGGGGGCTTTGGCGGCCAGTGTGTCCCAGTTGAATATCAAAAATATCACCGATAAGCTCTCCCAAATGATGTATGAATACCCGTTCCAAGTGCCAGCTTATTATGCGTTAATCATTCGTTCGTTGGTGACTTTGGAAGGGATTGCGATTACCATTGACCCGCATTTTAAGGTATTAAATCTGGCCTACCCCTATGTGGCGAAACGATTGCTCACCGACCCGGCTCCCGAATTGCGCCAGTCCCTGAAGGATTTGCTGTTCAAAGATGGCACTTTTCGCTGGAATCGCCTGGAGAATTTAATTAAAAATGCCGCCCACAGTGGGGATTTTGACTTAGAAAAAGTGATGGCGCAGGTGGGGGATTTTCTATTCTCCGAGCGGGGCAGTTTTATCCGGGAGAAATTGGCGGAAGAATTGGCTTTGGGGTTAGACCAATGGGGGCATAATACTTGGTTACAATTCTTACCCAACGGCCACAAAGTCCCCACGGCTCCGACCAGTTGGGAGCATTTGCGTTCCCTGTGGGGGATTTTGCAGGGTGTCCCTGGGTTTGAACCCCGCCGGTTTTTACCCCTCGTCTCCCAAATGGTGTTCCGCCCGGAGACGAGCCAGTTCGCCCAGCACGTTGCCCGCCGTTGGAGTGAGCGGTTTCTCAGCCGTTGGTTGCGGGGGCTGGTGCTGAACGGAAGTTCCCCGCGGCTGTTGCTGTCCCCCCCCTAG
- a CDS encoding histidine phosphatase family protein: MRTVWIVRHMHRQDTDNPDWRAQAVYPDDPDLSPQGQEQAQQLAHFLAPHALDYIFTSPFLRAMRTAWPVAQRQKLTLKIEPGLGEFLNPDWFAAPPKRHALTWLQQEFPLIDPDYRPRFNPQFPEEDLAAIARASRVAAQLVQEFTGNVLMVGHGVSVWGATWGVLPDQPEIQCDLGSLIEIQQTPTGWQLVRTGATDYLSL; the protein is encoded by the coding sequence ATGCGAACGGTTTGGATCGTGCGTCACATGCACCGGCAGGATACGGACAACCCGGACTGGCGTGCCCAAGCGGTCTATCCCGATGACCCGGATTTATCTCCCCAAGGTCAGGAACAGGCACAGCAATTAGCCCATTTTTTGGCACCGCATGCCTTGGATTATATTTTCACTTCCCCTTTTTTACGGGCGATGCGTACCGCCTGGCCGGTCGCCCAACGGCAAAAATTAACCCTCAAAATTGAACCGGGCTTGGGGGAATTTCTCAACCCGGATTGGTTTGCTGCCCCCCCAAAACGACATGCTCTAACTTGGCTCCAGCAGGAATTTCCCCTGATTGACCCCGACTACCGCCCCCGATTTAACCCCCAATTTCCTGAAGAAGACTTGGCCGCCATCGCTCGCGCCAGTCGGGTAGCGGCGCAGTTGGTACAAGAATTTACGGGGAACGTACTAATGGTGGGGCATGGGGTTTCCGTGTGGGGGGCAACCTGGGGGGTATTGCCCGACCAACCCGAAATTCAATGCGATTTAGGCTCTTTGATTGAGATACAACAAACCCCCACCGGTTGGCAGTTGGTGCGAACTGGAGCAACGGATTATCTTTCGCTGTGA
- a CDS encoding cation:proton antiporter, translating into MPTLATAVVSADATAVLITVLLSLTVIYLASRLGGEICARFDLPPVLGELLAGSVVGISILHLLVFPEGGATAEDSLIMQAVQPFLHLSPAVWEATFSAQGEVVSVLSELGVIILLFEIGLESNLQELLRVGAQAVVVAVIGVTVPFVAGTLGLIYLFHVPTIAAIFAGAALTATSIGITAKVLAELQQLNSSEGQVILGAAVLDDILGIIILAVVASLVKTGEVEISQVVYLIVGAAVFLVGSVLVGRLLSPWFVGLVSNMKTRGSLLIVSLLLMLVLSVIGAAIQLEAILGAFTAGLILSETNKQQELEEQVIPLADFFVPIFFVCVGAKTDFSVFNPAIPANREGLVLAGFLVVVAIVGKVASGLGVGWGTDKLNRLAVGVGMIPRGEVGLVFAAAGASSGALSEALDAGIVVMVILTTFLAPPMLRFVFPSRSATPVPAPEPNA; encoded by the coding sequence ATGCCCACTCTAGCAACTGCGGTGGTGTCAGCGGATGCAACGGCGGTTTTGATCACTGTCCTGCTGAGTTTGACGGTTATTTATCTGGCCAGTCGCTTGGGCGGGGAAATCTGCGCCCGGTTTGACCTGCCGCCGGTGTTGGGAGAGTTGCTGGCGGGTTCGGTGGTGGGGATTTCGATTTTGCATTTGTTGGTGTTTCCCGAAGGGGGGGCAACGGCAGAGGATTCGTTGATCATGCAGGCGGTTCAGCCTTTTTTGCACCTGTCCCCGGCAGTGTGGGAAGCGACATTTTCTGCCCAGGGGGAAGTGGTGTCGGTGCTGTCGGAATTGGGGGTGATTATTCTCCTGTTTGAGATTGGTTTGGAGTCGAATTTACAAGAACTCCTGCGGGTGGGTGCCCAGGCGGTGGTGGTGGCGGTAATTGGGGTGACGGTGCCCTTTGTGGCGGGAACCCTGGGGTTAATTTACCTGTTTCATGTGCCGACCATTGCGGCTATTTTCGCTGGAGCGGCGTTGACGGCCACCAGTATTGGCATTACGGCGAAGGTATTGGCGGAGTTGCAACAACTCAATTCCTCCGAGGGGCAGGTGATCCTGGGAGCCGCTGTTTTGGATGACATTTTGGGGATTATTATCCTGGCGGTGGTGGCCAGTTTGGTGAAAACCGGGGAAGTGGAAATCAGCCAGGTGGTTTATTTGATTGTGGGTGCCGCCGTTTTTCTGGTGGGTTCGGTGCTGGTGGGACGACTGCTCAGCCCTTGGTTTGTGGGTCTGGTCAGCAATATGAAAACCCGGGGCAGTTTGCTGATTGTGTCTCTGTTGCTGATGTTGGTGCTGTCGGTGATTGGGGCGGCGATCCAATTGGAGGCGATTTTAGGGGCGTTTACCGCCGGGTTAATTCTCTCGGAAACCAACAAACAACAGGAATTGGAGGAGCAGGTGATCCCCCTGGCGGACTTTTTTGTGCCGATTTTCTTTGTTTGTGTGGGGGCAAAAACCGATTTCAGTGTGTTTAACCCGGCGATTCCGGCGAATCGGGAAGGGCTGGTGCTGGCGGGTTTTCTGGTGGTGGTGGCAATTGTCGGTAAGGTGGCGAGCGGGTTGGGCGTGGGTTGGGGTACGGACAAACTCAACCGCTTGGCCGTTGGGGTGGGGATGATCCCCCGGGGCGAAGTGGGGCTGGTGTTTGCGGCGGCGGGGGCCAGCAGTGGGGCGTTGAGTGAAGCCCTGGATGCGGGGATTGTGGTGATGGTGATTTTAACCACGTTTTTGGCTCCCCCCATGTTGCGTTTTGTCTTCCCCAGCCGCAGTGCCACGCCTGTCCCAGCCCCGGAACCCAATGCTTGA
- a CDS encoding YybH family protein, translated as MGEASFAEFRTAVVQANQEVVQGDATRLKAIYSHQEDITILGGFGGVEKGWSQVAPRLDWAASQFDRGTFAEEEVSVVVGTELAYTVAIERNHVYMGNPPEPQTLELRVTQIFRRELDGWRLVHRHADPLVQKRQS; from the coding sequence ATGGGCGAGGCATCGTTTGCTGAATTTCGCACCGCCGTTGTCCAGGCCAATCAGGAGGTTGTCCAAGGGGATGCCACCCGTCTGAAAGCCATTTATTCCCATCAAGAGGACATCACCATCCTGGGGGGCTTTGGTGGTGTTGAGAAAGGTTGGTCTCAGGTTGCCCCCCGGTTGGACTGGGCGGCCAGCCAATTTGACCGTGGCACCTTTGCCGAAGAGGAAGTAAGCGTGGTGGTGGGTACGGAATTGGCCTACACCGTCGCCATCGAGCGGAATCATGTTTACATGGGCAACCCGCCGGAACCCCAAACCCTAGAACTGCGGGTGACACAAATTTTTCGCCGGGAACTCGATGGGTGGCGGCTTGTCCATCGCCATGCTGACCCTTTGGTGCAGAAACGCCAATCCTAG
- a CDS encoding glycosyltransferase family 4 protein, with protein MTPPPHHEHHYRLAFLGGARYSYPLSVTHHKKFALLKNLGDIHVIGFAVSWRPQFFQEEASFYLLPNLPLPVLRYMQFFIINPMLLLWLVLRHKINIIIAQSPYEALAAVWVKNLVKLWGYSLYLVVESHGDFENYLFLQRQVFLPSLYKRIMESVAHITLSQADVLRSISHAIQAQLKRYAPDQPIVEFMAWTDISTFWTAGSYTNSKHLTVTYVGVLIPRKGVHHLINAFAQVIQQVTNSQLKIIGRPENPNYTQELKTQIEAYHLQDKVLFLPEIPQQELCHEIAQSIVLVLPSLSEGLGRVLIEAMAAGTPVIGTKVDGIPDIIQEDVTGFLVPPADENALAEKMIYLLENPEKALAMGQRGRKFVQNYFSPEIYYQGYEKICQLCLQSNL; from the coding sequence ATGACCCCGCCTCCGCACCACGAGCATCATTATCGCCTTGCTTTTCTTGGGGGTGCCCGTTATTCCTATCCCCTAAGTGTAACGCATCATAAAAAGTTTGCTTTGCTCAAAAATTTGGGTGACATTCATGTTATCGGCTTTGCTGTGAGTTGGCGACCGCAATTTTTTCAAGAAGAAGCCAGTTTTTATCTACTACCTAACTTACCCTTACCTGTTTTACGTTATATGCAATTTTTTATCATCAACCCGATGCTTCTACTCTGGTTAGTTCTACGGCATAAAATTAACATTATCATTGCTCAGAGTCCCTATGAAGCTCTGGCCGCTGTCTGGGTAAAAAATCTAGTTAAACTCTGGGGTTATTCTCTTTATTTAGTGGTGGAAAGTCACGGGGATTTTGAGAACTATCTATTTCTACAAAGGCAGGTTTTTTTACCCTCTTTGTATAAAAGAATTATGGAATCCGTTGCCCATATTACTTTAAGTCAGGCGGATGTTCTCCGTTCAATTTCCCATGCGATTCAAGCACAATTAAAACGATATGCCCCGGATCAACCTATAGTAGAATTTATGGCTTGGACAGATATTAGTACTTTTTGGACAGCAGGTTCTTACACTAATTCCAAGCACTTAACTGTTACCTATGTGGGTGTCCTGATTCCCCGTAAAGGAGTGCATCACCTGATCAATGCGTTTGCACAAGTGATCCAACAGGTGACCAACAGTCAATTAAAAATTATTGGTCGCCCAGAGAATCCTAATTACACTCAAGAACTAAAAACTCAAATTGAGGCATATCATTTGCAGGATAAAGTATTGTTTTTACCAGAAATACCTCAGCAGGAACTCTGCCATGAAATTGCCCAAAGTATTGTTTTAGTTTTACCTTCCCTATCCGAAGGTTTGGGGCGGGTACTAATTGAAGCGATGGCCGCAGGTACTCCGGTTATTGGCACAAAGGTAGATGGGATTCCGGATATTATTCAGGAAGATGTTACAGGGTTTTTAGTCCCCCCTGCCGATGAAAATGCTCTGGCAGAAAAAATGATTTATTTATTAGAAAATCCTGAAAAAGCATTAGCCATGGGTCAACGGGGGCGGAAATTTGTGCAAAACTATTTCAGCCCCGAAATCTACTACCAGGGTTACGAAAAAATTTGTCAATTGTGTTTGCAATCGAATTTATGA